The Ornithinimicrobium faecis genome includes a window with the following:
- a CDS encoding glucose-6-phosphate isomerase, giving the protein MSALSVEALGAAADAVEAHLPTLVEDKVASRLFAQDATLWGPDAESESAIRLAWTSLHRTSRPLVGEVSALREQLRERGVHRIALCGMGGSSLAPEVICATAGVELVVVDSSDPDMVRSCVEDDLAGTAVVVSSKSGSTVETDSQRRIFIKAFQDAGIDPTERIVIVTDPGSAMDKQSRADGYRVINADPDVGGRYSALTAFGLVPSGLAGVDIGALLDEAEVVADLLAEDDAANPGLRLGAALGGTSPLRDKLLLTDRGTPIVGFADWAEQLIAESTGKEGTGLLPVVVGSDGASEQVATAPDASVIALTADDDEAGPTEAVPSQVNVAGTLGAQLLLWEVATAVAGRLLGINPFDQPDVESAKNAARDLMANPSETAEPALGTDDAVEIRTTGTALSLSGSADSLEASVDTLLATLDPERGYLAVMVYLDRLAHADLAAVRGALEARTGRPVTFGWGPRFLHSTGQFHKGGPAVGAYLQVTGTPVEDVEVPGQEFTLGTFIAAQAAGDAQVLADAGRPVLRLHLTDQEAGLTQLREVLGRQ; this is encoded by the coding sequence GTGAGCGCGCTGTCCGTCGAGGCACTCGGCGCCGCAGCCGACGCCGTCGAGGCCCATCTGCCCACCCTCGTCGAGGACAAGGTCGCCTCGCGACTCTTCGCTCAGGACGCCACGCTGTGGGGCCCTGACGCGGAGTCCGAGTCGGCGATCCGCCTGGCCTGGACCAGTCTGCACCGCACCTCCCGGCCGCTGGTCGGCGAGGTCTCGGCGCTGCGCGAGCAGCTCAGGGAGCGCGGGGTGCACCGCATCGCCCTGTGCGGGATGGGCGGCTCCTCGCTGGCTCCAGAGGTGATCTGTGCGACGGCGGGCGTCGAGCTCGTGGTCGTGGACTCCTCCGACCCCGACATGGTGCGTTCCTGTGTGGAGGATGACCTCGCGGGCACGGCCGTGGTGGTGTCCTCCAAGTCGGGCTCAACGGTCGAGACCGACTCCCAGCGACGCATCTTCATCAAGGCCTTCCAGGACGCCGGGATCGACCCGACCGAGCGGATCGTCATCGTCACCGACCCGGGCAGCGCGATGGACAAGCAGTCGCGCGCCGACGGCTATCGCGTCATCAACGCCGACCCCGACGTCGGCGGCCGCTATTCCGCGCTGACCGCCTTCGGACTGGTGCCCTCGGGCCTGGCCGGGGTCGACATCGGTGCACTGCTCGATGAGGCCGAGGTGGTCGCTGACCTGCTCGCCGAGGACGACGCCGCCAACCCGGGTCTGCGCCTGGGCGCTGCGCTGGGTGGCACCTCGCCGCTGCGGGACAAGCTGCTGCTGACCGACCGGGGCACTCCCATCGTGGGGTTCGCCGACTGGGCCGAGCAGCTCATCGCCGAGAGCACCGGCAAGGAGGGCACCGGTCTGCTGCCGGTGGTCGTCGGGTCCGACGGCGCGTCCGAACAGGTCGCCACAGCGCCCGATGCCTCGGTGATCGCCCTGACCGCTGATGACGACGAGGCCGGTCCGACCGAGGCCGTCCCCTCCCAGGTCAACGTGGCCGGGACCCTCGGTGCCCAGCTGCTGTTGTGGGAGGTGGCCACCGCTGTGGCCGGCCGCCTGCTGGGCATCAACCCGTTCGACCAGCCGGACGTGGAGAGCGCCAAGAACGCCGCCCGTGACCTGATGGCCAACCCGTCCGAGACGGCCGAGCCCGCGCTCGGCACGGACGACGCCGTGGAGATCCGCACCACCGGGACCGCGCTGAGTCTGAGCGGCTCCGCCGACTCGCTCGAGGCGTCCGTGGACACCCTCCTGGCGACGCTGGACCCCGAGCGCGGCTACCTGGCAGTGATGGTCTATCTCGACCGGTTGGCCCACGCCGACCTCGCTGCCGTGCGCGGTGCGTTGGAGGCCCGCACCGGGCGTCCCGTCACCTTCGGGTGGGGGCCACGCTTCCTGCACTCCACCGGACAGTTCCACAAGGGCGGTCCCGCCGTCGGTGCCTATCTCCAGGTGACCGGCACGCCCGTCGAGGACGTCGAGGTGCCGGGGCAGGAGTTCACGCTGGGCACCTTCATCGCGGCCCAGGCTGCCGGTGACGCCCAGGTGCTGGCCGATGCCGGTCGCCCGGTGTTGCGTCTGCACCTGACCGACCAGGAGGCTGGTCTCACCCAACTGCGAGAGGTGCTGGGTCGCCAGTGA